The proteins below are encoded in one region of Pongo pygmaeus isolate AG05252 chromosome 20, NHGRI_mPonPyg2-v2.0_pri, whole genome shotgun sequence:
- the FKRP gene encoding ribitol 5-phosphate transferase FKRP — translation MRLTRCQAALAAAITLNLLVLFYVSWLQHQPRNSRARGPRRASAAGPRVTVLVREFEAFDNAVPELVDSFLQQDPAQPVVVAADTLPYPPLALPRIPNVRLALLQPALDRPAAASRPETYVATEFVALVPDGARVEAPGQLELMVEALRAGSARLVAAPVATANPARCLALNVSLREWTARYGAAPAAPRCDALDGDAVVLLRARDLFNLSAPLARPVGTSLFLQTALRGWAVQLLDLTFAAARQPPLATAHARWKAEREGRARRTALLRSVGIRLVSWEGGRLEWFGCNKETTRCFGTVVGDTPAYLYEERWTPPCCLRALRETARYVVGVLEAAGVRYWLEGGSLLGAARHGDIIPWDYDVDLGIYLEDVGNCEQLRGAEAGSVVDERGFVWEKAVEGDFFRVQYSESNHLHVDLWPFYPRNGVMTKDTWLDHRQDVEFPEHFLQPLVPLPFAGFVAQAPNNYRRFLELKFGPGVIENPQYPNPALLSLTGSG, via the coding sequence ATGCGGCTCACCCGCTGCCAGGCTGCCCTGGCGGCCGCCATCACCCTCAACCTTCTGGTCCTCTTCTATGTCTCGTGGCTGCAGCACCAGCCTAGGAATTCCCGGGCCCGGGGGCCCCGCCGTGCCTCTGCTGCCGGCCCCCGTGTCACCGTCCTGGTGCGGGAGTTCGAGGCATTTGACAACGCGGTGCCCGAGCTGGTAGACTCCTTCCTGCAGCAAGACCCGGCTCAGCCCGTGGTGGTGGCAGCCGACACGCTCCCCTACCCGCCCCTGGCCCTGCCACGCATCCCCAACGTTCGTCTGGCACTGCTCCAGCCCGCCCTGGACCGGCCAGCCGCAGCCTCGCGCCCGGAGACCTACGTGGCCACCGAGTTCGTGGCCCTAGTACCTGATGGGGCGCGGGTTGAGGCACCTGGCCAGCTGGAGCTCATGGTGGAGGCGCTCCGCGCGGGAAGCGCACGTCTGGTGGCCGCCCCGGTTGCCACGGCCAACCCTGCCAGGTGCCTGGCCCTGAATGTCAGCCTGCGAGAGTGGACCGCCCGCTATGGCGCAGCCCCAGCTGCGCCCCGCTGCGACGCCCTGGACGGAGATGCTGTGGTGCTCCTGCGCGCCCGCGACCTCTTCAACCTCTCGGCGCCCCTGGCCCGGCCGGTGGGCACCAGCCTCTTTCTGCAGACCGCTCTTCGCGGCTGGGCGGTGCAGCTGCTGGACTTGACCTTCGCCGCGGCGCGCCAGCCCCCGCTGGCCACGGCCCACGCGCGCTGGAAGGCTGAGCGCGAGGGACGCGCTCGGCGGACGGCGCTGCTCCGCTCGGTGGGCATCCGCCTAGTCAGCTGGGAGGGCGGGCGGCTGGAGTGGTTCGGCTGCAACAAGGAGACCACGCGCTGCTTCGGAACCGTGGTGGGCGACACGCCCGCCTACCTCTACGAGGAGCGCTGGACTCCCCCCTGCTGCCTGCGCGCGCTGCGCGAGACCGCCCGCTATGTGGTGGGCGTGCTGGAGGCTGCGGGCGTGCGCTACTGGCTCGAGGGCGGCTCACTGCTGGGGGCCGCCCGCCACGGGGACATCATCCCATGGGACTACGACGTAGACCTGGGCATCTACTTGGAGGACGTGGGCAACTGCGAGCAGCTGCGGGGGGCAGAGGCCGGCTCGGTGGTGGATGAGCGCGGCTTCGTATGGGAGAAGGCGGTCGAGGGCGACTTTTTCCGCGTGCAGTACAGCGAAAGCAACCACCTGCACGTGGACCTGTGGCCCTTCTACCCTCGCAATGGCGTCATGACCAAGGACACGTGGCTGGACCACCGGCAGGATGTGGAGTTCCCCGAGCACTTCCTGCAGCCCCTGGTGCCCCTGCCCTTTGCCGGCTTCGTGGCGCAGGCGCCTAACAACTACCGCCGCTTCCTGGAGCTCAAGTTCGGGCCTGGGGTCATCGAGAACCCCCAGTACCCCAACCCGGCACTGCTGAGTCTGACGGGAAGCGGCTGA